The proteins below come from a single Pseudomonas chlororaphis genomic window:
- a CDS encoding anthranilate synthase subunit II, whose translation MKVFLIDAYDSFVFIISQYLEQLGLETRVERHDVPDLLQRIEAFSPDFCVLGPGPGHPADVGYIEVINHFQGRLPLLGVCLGHQAIGLAFGAQVCRAPHVMHGKVSTIENDGKGVYDHTDARAIQATRYHSLMISDQQLPDCLEVTSRSTDDGYVMGVRHRHLSVEGVQFHPESILTENGLDLFRSFIKCYVRQ comes from the coding sequence GTGAAAGTATTCCTCATCGACGCCTATGACAGCTTCGTCTTCATCATCAGCCAATACCTGGAACAATTGGGGCTGGAAACCCGCGTCGAGCGTCACGACGTGCCAGACCTTCTCCAGCGCATCGAGGCGTTCTCCCCGGATTTCTGCGTGCTGGGCCCTGGCCCTGGGCATCCGGCCGATGTCGGTTACATAGAGGTGATCAATCATTTCCAGGGACGCCTGCCGCTGCTGGGCGTCTGCCTGGGCCACCAGGCCATCGGCCTGGCCTTCGGCGCCCAGGTGTGCAGGGCCCCGCACGTGATGCACGGCAAGGTGAGCACGATCGAGAACGACGGCAAGGGCGTCTATGACCACACCGATGCACGTGCCATACAAGCCACTCGTTATCATTCGTTGATGATCAGCGACCAGCAACTGCCCGATTGCCTGGAAGTGACGTCCAGGTCCACGGACGATGGCTATGTCATGGGCGTGCGCCATCGTCACCTGTCGGTGGAAGGGGTGCAGTTCCACCCGGAGAGCATCCTGACCGAAAACGGCCTGGACCTGTTCCGCAGCTTCATCAAGTGTTACGTGCGCCAGTGA